A part of Microbacterium atlanticum genomic DNA contains:
- a CDS encoding BglG family transcription antiterminator, with translation MTASALADALGVTPRSIRSYVTAANTRVAPGTAVESGPQGYRAGSEAAAALRAGADPGTPRDRLHTLVRSLLDAPDGIDVFHTADALHVSPATLDADLARVRGLLGGTELTLERSASRARLRGTESAQRRLLSRLAHDEMDAGSFDIAALRRTLGEGSVGARAFGPFKTELVARLGELGWFVNEFGIGDVVMHIAIAADRTARDRPLDTPESDAAADRPTQTQVAAIIAELAERHLGVRLGSADLQHLATLVLTRVVAPDGAADEASGSRPASLDGEVEQIVREVVTAAAEEFLVDIAHDDFVARLALHVQNLLHRAREQAWSRNPLTRSLKSTYPMIFEVAVFIASRLQQRLGIPLPDDEIAYIAMHVGGRLERSRRADQLLTATIVCPGYYDLHELLRSSVDRSLGRAVEVVGVETRVDPDWDSIDTDLVLTTIDPPAPSDRIVRIQPFLTDADVERVQTAAGRIRRSRRLARLRAELERYFEPSAFVRGLDDVPGGDEGVIRALGALLVAQDVIDAEYVERTIKRERLSSTAFTDALAVPHALEMTASRTAIAVGIADPSIPWGDARVQVVALVAFSESDREAFQTVFEQFVEVFSERDSVQRIVRRGTDFNAFLDELVAVIDG, from the coding sequence ATGACCGCCTCGGCGCTGGCAGACGCTCTCGGCGTGACGCCGCGCAGCATCCGCTCCTATGTCACCGCCGCCAACACCCGGGTGGCGCCCGGCACAGCCGTCGAATCGGGCCCGCAGGGGTACCGCGCGGGCTCGGAGGCGGCGGCGGCTCTGCGCGCCGGAGCCGACCCCGGCACGCCCCGCGACCGCCTCCACACCCTGGTGCGCTCGCTGCTGGACGCGCCGGACGGGATCGACGTCTTCCACACCGCCGACGCGCTCCACGTCTCGCCCGCGACGCTGGACGCCGACCTGGCGCGGGTGCGCGGGCTCCTGGGCGGCACGGAGCTCACGCTCGAGCGCTCCGCGTCCCGGGCGCGCCTGCGCGGCACCGAGAGCGCGCAGCGGCGCCTGCTCAGCCGGCTCGCTCACGACGAGATGGACGCCGGGTCGTTCGACATCGCTGCCCTCCGCCGGACGCTCGGGGAGGGGTCGGTGGGCGCACGGGCGTTCGGCCCGTTCAAGACCGAGCTCGTCGCCCGTCTGGGGGAGCTCGGCTGGTTCGTCAACGAGTTCGGCATCGGCGATGTCGTGATGCACATCGCCATCGCCGCGGACCGCACGGCGCGCGATCGGCCGCTGGACACACCGGAATCGGATGCCGCGGCCGACCGCCCCACGCAGACGCAGGTCGCCGCGATCATCGCCGAGCTCGCCGAGCGCCACCTCGGGGTGCGGCTGGGCTCGGCCGACCTGCAGCACCTCGCGACCCTCGTGCTGACCAGGGTGGTCGCCCCGGACGGCGCCGCGGACGAGGCATCCGGATCCCGTCCCGCCTCGCTGGACGGCGAGGTGGAGCAGATCGTGCGCGAGGTCGTGACGGCGGCCGCCGAGGAGTTCCTCGTCGACATCGCGCACGACGACTTCGTCGCCCGGCTCGCCCTGCACGTGCAGAACCTGCTGCACCGCGCCCGCGAGCAGGCGTGGTCGCGGAACCCGCTGACGCGCTCCCTGAAGTCGACGTACCCGATGATCTTCGAGGTCGCGGTGTTCATCGCGAGCCGCCTGCAGCAGCGCCTGGGCATCCCGCTGCCCGACGACGAGATCGCCTACATCGCCATGCACGTCGGCGGGCGGCTCGAGCGCAGCCGCCGTGCCGACCAGCTGCTCACCGCGACGATCGTCTGCCCCGGCTACTACGACCTGCACGAGCTGCTGCGCTCGAGCGTCGACCGCTCGCTCGGACGGGCGGTCGAGGTCGTCGGCGTCGAGACGCGCGTCGACCCCGACTGGGACTCGATCGACACCGACCTCGTGCTGACGACCATCGACCCTCCGGCTCCGAGCGACCGGATCGTGCGGATCCAGCCGTTCCTCACCGACGCCGACGTGGAGCGCGTGCAGACCGCGGCCGGGCGCATCCGGCGTTCGCGCCGCCTCGCGCGCCTGCGGGCCGAGCTGGAGCGGTACTTCGAGCCCTCGGCCTTCGTCCGCGGGCTCGACGACGTGCCCGGCGGCGACGAAGGCGTGATCCGGGCGCTGGGCGCACTGCTGGTCGCCCAGGACGTCATCGACGCCGAGTACGTCGAGCGCACCATCAAGCGCGAACGGCTGTCGTCGACGGCGTTCACCGACGCCCTCGCGGTGCCGCATGCGCTGGAGATGACCGCGTCCCGCACCGCGATCGCGGTCGGGATCGCGGACCCCTCGATCCCGTGGGGCGACGCACGCGTGCAGGTGGTCGCACTCGTGGCGTTCTCGGAGTCCGACCGCGAGGCGTTCCAGACCGTCTTCGAGCAGTTCGTCGAGGTGTTCAGCGAACGCGACAGCGTGCAGCGCATCGTCCGCCGCGGCACGGACTTCAACGCCTTCCTCGACGAGCTCGTCGCCGTGATCGACGGCTGA
- a CDS encoding GNAT family N-acetyltransferase, with amino-acid sequence MLLRERLTLENAHVRLEPLEPAHEADLRVAAAGLEHAWYTSVPRTDTVGADIAQRLAWRDEGHMNPWAVRRLDTGRVVGTTTFCNIDQQNRHVEIGHTWIGPEAQRTAVNTASKLLLLAHAFETCDAIAVEFRTHWHNRQSRAAIARLGAKQDGVLRNHRLGPDGTFRDTVVFSILPHEWPAVRLGLSERLARG; translated from the coding sequence ATGCTGCTGCGGGAACGCCTGACGCTCGAGAACGCGCACGTGCGGCTCGAGCCGCTCGAGCCCGCCCACGAGGCCGACCTGCGGGTGGCCGCCGCCGGACTCGAGCACGCCTGGTACACGTCGGTCCCCCGCACCGACACGGTGGGCGCCGACATCGCGCAGCGGCTGGCGTGGCGCGACGAGGGTCACATGAATCCCTGGGCGGTGCGCCGCCTCGACACCGGCCGTGTCGTGGGCACCACGACGTTCTGCAACATCGACCAGCAGAACCGGCACGTCGAGATCGGCCACACCTGGATCGGTCCCGAGGCGCAGCGCACCGCCGTCAACACCGCGTCGAAGCTCCTCCTGCTCGCGCACGCCTTCGAGACCTGCGACGCGATCGCCGTGGAGTTCCGCACGCACTGGCACAACCGGCAGTCGCGAGCCGCGATCGCGCGGCTGGGGGCGAAGCAGGACGGCGTGCTGCGCAACCACCGTCTCGGTCCCGACGGCACCTTCCGCGACACCGTCGTCTTCTCGATCCTCCCCCACGAGTGGCCCGCCGTCCGTCTCGGGTTGTCCGAGCGCCTGGCACGCGGCTGA
- a CDS encoding MFS transporter has protein sequence MSGGNDGADGAVQTDPPRWLRNVILFLSGQTVSLFGSMLVQYAVFWYLTITYQSGIVMMLAALFGFLPQAVVSIFGGVWADRHNRKYLIMGADAAIAASTLALALLMMTGYDAVWLIFATMAVRSAGAGIQMPAVSALIPQIAPTRNLIRVNGINGSIQSAMALLAPAAAGALYAWASAASGGSAASLIPIFFIDVATAVIGIGILAFIPVGTVRRAADAHTGYFADLVDGIRYIAHHAFVRWLLVVFAIIFLLTVAPSNLTPLMLVRSFPAGEAQDVVNLAVLEIAFSVGMMLGGILVASFFAKRSRIGMIVSSSLVFGALSIGLGLSPNVWVFFGFMFLVGLAVPFFSTPSMTLLQETVEPERQGRVFGFVGIVMAVAMPIGMVVFGPLADLVPIEMLLVAAGVLTFVVIGLSVWLPAGQRAIAAARRASQVSGSDPAAAAAVVEAEMHAKES, from the coding sequence ATGAGCGGCGGGAACGACGGCGCCGACGGCGCGGTGCAGACGGACCCGCCTCGCTGGCTGCGCAACGTCATCCTGTTCCTGAGCGGGCAGACGGTCAGCCTGTTCGGATCGATGCTGGTGCAGTACGCCGTCTTCTGGTACCTGACGATCACGTACCAGTCGGGCATCGTGATGATGCTGGCGGCGCTGTTCGGCTTCCTCCCGCAGGCGGTCGTGTCCATCTTCGGCGGCGTCTGGGCCGACCGCCACAACCGCAAGTACCTCATCATGGGCGCCGACGCGGCCATCGCGGCGTCGACGCTCGCGCTCGCACTCCTCATGATGACCGGGTACGACGCGGTGTGGCTGATCTTCGCCACCATGGCGGTCCGGTCGGCCGGCGCCGGCATCCAGATGCCGGCGGTGTCGGCGCTCATCCCGCAGATCGCGCCGACGCGCAACCTCATCCGGGTCAACGGCATCAACGGCTCCATCCAGTCAGCGATGGCCCTCCTGGCCCCGGCAGCCGCCGGCGCGCTGTACGCGTGGGCCTCGGCCGCGTCCGGCGGCTCGGCCGCATCGCTCATCCCGATCTTCTTCATCGACGTCGCGACCGCCGTCATCGGCATCGGCATCCTCGCCTTCATCCCGGTCGGAACCGTCCGGCGGGCCGCCGACGCCCACACCGGCTACTTCGCCGACCTCGTCGACGGCATCCGCTACATCGCCCACCACGCCTTCGTGCGGTGGCTGCTGGTGGTGTTCGCGATCATCTTCCTGCTCACCGTGGCACCCTCGAACCTCACCCCGCTCATGCTGGTGCGCTCGTTCCCCGCGGGCGAGGCGCAGGACGTCGTCAACCTCGCCGTGCTCGAGATCGCCTTCAGCGTCGGCATGATGCTCGGTGGCATCCTCGTCGCCTCCTTCTTCGCCAAGCGCAGCCGGATCGGCATGATCGTGTCGTCGTCGCTGGTGTTCGGCGCGCTCTCGATCGGGCTGGGCCTGTCGCCGAACGTCTGGGTCTTCTTCGGGTTCATGTTCCTCGTCGGACTCGCCGTGCCGTTCTTCTCCACCCCGTCGATGACGCTCCTGCAGGAGACCGTGGAACCCGAGCGGCAGGGCCGCGTGTTCGGATTCGTCGGCATCGTGATGGCCGTCGCGATGCCGATCGGCATGGTCGTGTTCGGACCGCTCGCCGACCTCGTGCCGATCGAGATGCTGCTGGTCGCCGCGGGCGTCCTGACGTTCGTCGTCATCGGGCTCTCGGTCTGGCTGCCCGCCGGTCAGCGAGCGATCGCCGCCGCCCGCCGGGCGTCCCAGGTGTCAGGGAGCGACCCGGCCGCCGCGGCCGCCGTGGTCGAGGCTGAGATGCACGCCAAGGAGTCCTGA
- a CDS encoding phospho-sugar mutase, with the protein MAQDPDADTRAELRALVEAAEAGDAGAADDLADRFATRLAFGTAGLRGALGAGSNRMNRVLVAQAAAGLAAYVRERAGMPPLAADAPAAADRPPAGTSAAALTDAPSPDALEAEGPQIPGILDDAPIVVIGYDGRRNSDVFARDSAEIFAGAGLRAILLPRLLPTPVLAFAVRHLGAAAGVMVTASHNPPDDNGYKVYLGGDDDGSQIVSPADAEIAAHIQRIADAGDVSTIPRSLGFELATEAVVEEYIAATAAVAPAPPGAEGLAWVYTAMHGVGWETFSRILETAGYPAPVPVTAQLEPDGRFPTVAFPNPEEPGAMDLAFEVARDSGAELIVANDPDADRLAVALPDDAAEGGWRRLTGNEIGLLLGWRAARLATADGTSAGASLACSLVSSPGLQTVAEHYGLDFHATLTGFKWISRAPGMVFGFEEALGYLVNPETVRDKDGISAAVAILGMVAEARGRGASLADLLVEFDEQFGSFASDQISVRVDDLSQIGRIMGALRERHPQSVGEVAVERIDDLLGGFGDLPPGDVLRLWLADGSRVIVRPSGTEPKLKLYLDVRGDDRDDASARIRALADGARALLDAYGG; encoded by the coding sequence ATGGCACAGGACCCCGACGCCGACACGCGCGCCGAGCTGCGCGCTCTGGTCGAGGCCGCCGAGGCGGGCGACGCCGGTGCGGCCGACGACCTCGCCGACCGGTTCGCGACTCGGCTGGCGTTCGGCACGGCGGGTCTGCGCGGCGCGCTCGGCGCCGGGAGCAACCGCATGAACCGCGTGCTGGTGGCGCAGGCGGCCGCCGGTCTCGCTGCGTACGTCCGGGAACGGGCCGGGATGCCTCCTCTCGCCGCGGACGCTCCCGCCGCGGCCGATCGACCCCCCGCCGGCACGTCGGCCGCGGCGCTCACCGACGCGCCGTCACCGGACGCGCTCGAGGCCGAGGGTCCGCAGATCCCCGGCATCCTCGACGATGCGCCCATCGTCGTCATCGGCTACGACGGCCGCCGCAACTCCGACGTCTTCGCACGGGACTCCGCCGAGATCTTCGCCGGCGCGGGCCTGCGCGCCATCCTGCTGCCGCGCCTGCTGCCGACCCCCGTCCTGGCCTTCGCCGTCCGCCACCTCGGCGCGGCGGCCGGCGTCATGGTCACCGCCAGCCACAACCCGCCGGACGACAACGGCTACAAGGTGTACCTCGGCGGCGACGACGACGGCTCGCAGATCGTGTCGCCCGCCGACGCCGAGATCGCCGCGCACATCCAGCGCATCGCCGACGCAGGCGACGTCTCGACCATCCCCCGCTCGCTGGGCTTCGAGCTGGCGACCGAGGCGGTCGTCGAGGAGTACATCGCGGCGACGGCGGCGGTGGCTCCGGCGCCGCCCGGGGCCGAGGGCCTCGCCTGGGTGTACACCGCCATGCACGGCGTCGGATGGGAGACCTTCTCGCGCATCCTCGAGACCGCGGGCTACCCCGCCCCGGTGCCGGTGACAGCGCAGCTCGAGCCCGACGGCCGGTTCCCGACCGTGGCCTTCCCCAATCCTGAGGAGCCCGGCGCGATGGACCTCGCGTTCGAGGTCGCGCGCGACTCCGGCGCGGAGCTGATCGTCGCCAACGACCCTGACGCGGACCGGCTGGCCGTCGCGCTGCCCGACGACGCGGCGGAGGGCGGCTGGCGGCGCCTCACCGGCAACGAGATCGGCCTGCTGCTGGGGTGGCGCGCCGCCCGGTTGGCGACGGCCGACGGCACGTCCGCCGGGGCTTCGCTCGCCTGCTCGCTGGTGTCGTCGCCGGGACTGCAGACCGTCGCCGAGCACTACGGCCTCGACTTCCACGCGACGCTGACCGGATTCAAGTGGATCTCCCGCGCCCCCGGGATGGTGTTCGGGTTCGAGGAGGCGCTGGGATACCTCGTCAACCCGGAGACGGTCCGCGACAAGGACGGCATCTCGGCGGCCGTGGCGATCCTCGGGATGGTGGCGGAGGCGCGCGGACGCGGCGCATCCCTCGCCGACCTGCTCGTGGAGTTCGACGAGCAGTTCGGCTCGTTCGCGAGTGACCAGATCTCGGTGCGCGTCGACGATCTGTCGCAGATCGGCCGGATCATGGGGGCGCTGCGGGAGCGGCATCCGCAGTCCGTGGGCGAGGTCGCGGTGGAGCGGATCGACGATCTGCTCGGCGGTTTCGGCGACCTCCCGCCGGGCGACGTGCTTCGCCTGTGGCTGGCGGACGGGTCGCGCGTCATCGTGCGGCCCAGCGGCACCGAGCCCAAGCTCAAGCTCTATCTGGATGTGAGAGGAGACGACCGCGACGACGCGTCGGCGCGCATCCGCGCGCTCGCCGACGGCGCCCGCGCGCTGCTGGACGCCTATGGCGGCTGA
- a CDS encoding purine-nucleoside phosphorylase — protein sequence MSDTTGNPLDDPAADPFEVAAAAAEDIARITGVERHDIALTLGSGWGKAAELLGETTSTFPATEVTGFSAPALAGHVGTLRSIATPKGRRVLVIGARTHYYEGHGVRRVVHSVRTAAATGARTMVLTNGAGGIRHTWSPGRAVLISDHINLTGDTPLEGATFIDLTDLYSMRLRDLARSIEPTLDEGVYCQFRGPQYETPAEVQMVKTFGGHIVGMSTALEAIAARQAGMEILGFSLITNMAAGIQKTPLSHQEVIDAGREAEPRISSLLARVIGAL from the coding sequence ATGTCAGACACCACCGGCAATCCCCTCGACGACCCCGCCGCAGACCCGTTCGAGGTCGCGGCGGCTGCCGCCGAGGACATCGCCCGCATCACCGGAGTCGAGCGCCACGACATCGCGCTGACCCTCGGCAGCGGCTGGGGCAAGGCCGCCGAGCTGCTCGGCGAGACGACCTCGACGTTCCCCGCCACGGAGGTGACCGGCTTCAGCGCCCCGGCCCTCGCGGGCCACGTCGGCACCCTCCGCAGCATCGCCACCCCCAAGGGGCGCCGCGTGCTCGTCATCGGAGCCCGCACGCACTATTACGAGGGACACGGCGTCCGCCGGGTCGTGCACAGCGTGCGCACCGCCGCAGCGACCGGTGCGCGCACGATGGTGCTCACCAACGGCGCGGGCGGCATCCGGCACACCTGGTCGCCGGGGCGCGCGGTGCTGATCAGCGACCACATCAACCTCACCGGCGACACCCCCCTCGAGGGGGCGACGTTCATCGATCTCACCGACCTGTACTCGATGCGCCTGCGCGATCTCGCGCGGTCGATCGAGCCGACATTGGACGAGGGCGTGTACTGCCAGTTCCGCGGGCCGCAGTACGAGACGCCCGCGGAGGTGCAGATGGTCAAGACCTTCGGCGGGCACATCGTCGGCATGTCGACGGCGCTCGAGGCGATCGCCGCGCGGCAGGCGGGCATGGAGATCCTCGGCTTCTCGCTCATCACCAACATGGCCGCGGGCATCCAGAAGACCCCGCTCAGCCACCAGGAGGTCATCGACGCCGGCCGGGAGGCCGAGCCGAGGATCTCGTCCCTGCTCGCCCGCGTGATCGGCGCACTGTGA
- a CDS encoding NAD(P)H-quinone dehydrogenase, producing the protein MSISFERTQSVAIIGGGPGGYEAALAAAQLGAEVTVVERAGIGGSAVITDVVPSKSLIATADAAVAIAGAGDLGVQLFAKGKDGKPLKPEIAINLAAVNKRLLTLARQQSDDMRATLAEAGVRIISGHGRLEGDDAVVVSTGPGGTDFDRIEADTLVVSTGSSPRVLPSAMPDGERILTWTQLYNMSAIPEHLIVVGSGVTGAEFAGAYMNLGAQVTLVSSRDQVLPGEDKDAAAVLERVFQRGGMKLLQKSRADKVENTGDRVVVTLSDGSTVEGSHCLMAVGSIPNTAGIGLEEAGVQMTESGHIQVNRVARTSVPNIYAAGDCTTFVPLASVASMQGRTAVFHALGDIVIPLERRRITSNIFTAPEIATIGWQEHDIAGGHVQGVVHKLPLAANARAKMMGVKDGFVKLIAREGSGTVIGGVIVAPRASELIYPIAIAVERRLTVDQVSRVFAVYPSLSGSITDAARAMHVVDHNIYGG; encoded by the coding sequence ATGTCGATCAGCTTCGAGCGCACGCAGAGCGTCGCCATCATCGGCGGCGGACCGGGCGGGTACGAGGCGGCCCTGGCGGCCGCGCAGCTCGGGGCCGAGGTGACGGTGGTCGAACGGGCAGGCATCGGCGGCTCCGCGGTCATCACCGACGTCGTGCCGTCCAAATCCCTCATCGCCACCGCCGATGCGGCCGTCGCGATCGCCGGAGCGGGCGACCTCGGGGTGCAGCTGTTCGCCAAGGGCAAGGACGGCAAGCCGCTGAAGCCCGAGATCGCGATCAACCTCGCCGCGGTCAACAAGCGCCTCCTCACCCTGGCCCGCCAGCAGTCCGACGACATGCGCGCCACGCTCGCCGAAGCGGGCGTGCGCATCATCTCGGGCCACGGCCGCCTCGAGGGCGACGACGCGGTCGTCGTGTCGACCGGTCCCGGCGGGACCGATTTCGACCGGATCGAGGCCGACACGCTCGTGGTCTCGACGGGGTCCTCGCCCCGCGTGCTGCCGTCGGCCATGCCCGACGGGGAGCGCATCCTCACCTGGACGCAGCTCTACAACATGTCCGCGATCCCGGAGCACCTGATCGTCGTCGGCTCCGGCGTGACCGGCGCGGAGTTCGCCGGCGCCTACATGAACCTCGGCGCTCAGGTCACGCTGGTCTCGAGCCGCGACCAGGTGCTGCCGGGCGAGGACAAGGACGCCGCGGCCGTGCTCGAGCGCGTGTTCCAGCGCGGCGGCATGAAGCTCCTGCAGAAGTCGCGGGCCGACAAGGTGGAGAACACCGGCGACCGCGTCGTGGTGACGCTGTCCGACGGCAGCACCGTCGAGGGCAGCCACTGCCTCATGGCGGTCGGATCGATCCCGAACACCGCGGGCATCGGCCTCGAGGAGGCGGGCGTCCAGATGACCGAGTCCGGCCACATCCAGGTCAATCGCGTCGCGCGCACCTCGGTGCCCAACATCTACGCCGCGGGCGACTGCACCACGTTCGTTCCGCTCGCGTCGGTCGCCTCGATGCAGGGCCGCACCGCCGTCTTCCATGCGCTGGGCGACATCGTGATCCCGCTCGAGCGCAGGCGCATCACGTCGAACATCTTCACCGCGCCCGAGATCGCCACCATCGGGTGGCAGGAGCACGACATCGCGGGCGGCCACGTCCAGGGCGTCGTGCACAAGCTCCCGCTGGCGGCCAACGCCCGCGCGAAGATGATGGGCGTCAAGGACGGCTTCGTGAAGCTCATCGCCCGCGAGGGCAGCGGCACCGTCATCGGCGGCGTCATCGTGGCCCCCCGGGCGTCGGAGCTCATCTACCCCATCGCGATCGCCGTGGAGCGCCGCCTCACCGTCGACCAGGTCTCCCGCGTCTTCGCGGTCTACCCGTCGCTGTCGGGGAGCATCACGGATGCCGCGCGCGCGATGCACGTCGTCGACCACAACATCTACGGCGGCTGA
- a CDS encoding acetyl/propionyl/methylcrotonyl-CoA carboxylase subunit alpha yields the protein MPQIAKVLVANRGEIAVRVIRAARDAGKSSVAVYADQDRDAMHARLADEAYALDGSTSAETYLSIDKILSVARRSGADAVHPGYGFLAENADFARAVIGAGLVWIGPSPEAIEALGDKVTARAVAEKVGAPLAPGTPGPVSGADEVVAFAESVGLPIAIKAAYGGGGRGLKVARTIDEVPEMFDSATREAITAFGRGECFVEKYLDKPRHVETQCLADAAGNVVVISTRDCSLQRRHQKLVEEAPAPFLTDEQNRTLYDASKAILKEVGYVGAGTCEFLIGADGTISFLEVNTRLQVEHPVSEEVTGIDLVREQFRLAEGEELGYDDPVADGHSIEFRINGEDPGRGFLPQPGPIHVFKTFGGPGIRLDSGVTAGDSVSGSFDSLLAKIIVTGRDRAEALERSRRALDEFEVSGLPTVLPFHRAVVRDPAFTAEDGEFGVYTRWIETQFVNDIAPWDGELSEPSPAEARHTVVVEVAGKRLEVSLPDRVVAPVGVAGRPAAVPPSRRSHSPSVVAGASGNAVKSPMQATVVKVAVEEGQQVVKGDLVVVLEAMKMEQPIQAHKDGVIGAINADPGTTVSAGHQLLTIS from the coding sequence ATGCCTCAGATCGCCAAGGTTCTCGTTGCCAACCGCGGCGAGATCGCCGTCCGCGTCATCCGCGCCGCCCGCGACGCGGGGAAGTCCTCGGTCGCCGTGTACGCCGACCAGGACCGCGATGCGATGCACGCCCGCCTCGCCGACGAGGCGTACGCGCTCGACGGCTCGACGAGCGCCGAGACCTACCTGTCGATCGACAAGATCCTGTCGGTGGCCCGCCGCTCGGGCGCCGACGCCGTGCACCCGGGCTACGGGTTCCTGGCCGAGAACGCCGACTTCGCGCGCGCCGTGATCGGTGCCGGGCTGGTGTGGATCGGCCCGTCGCCCGAGGCCATCGAGGCGCTCGGCGACAAGGTGACCGCCCGCGCCGTCGCCGAGAAGGTGGGCGCGCCCCTCGCCCCCGGGACCCCGGGCCCCGTCTCGGGCGCCGACGAGGTCGTCGCGTTCGCCGAGTCGGTGGGTCTCCCGATCGCCATCAAGGCGGCGTACGGCGGCGGCGGCCGCGGCCTGAAGGTCGCCCGCACCATCGACGAGGTCCCCGAGATGTTCGACTCGGCGACGCGCGAGGCCATCACCGCCTTCGGCCGCGGCGAGTGCTTCGTCGAGAAGTACCTCGACAAGCCCCGCCACGTCGAGACGCAGTGCCTCGCGGATGCCGCGGGCAACGTCGTCGTCATCTCGACGCGCGACTGCTCGCTGCAGCGCCGCCACCAGAAGCTGGTCGAAGAGGCGCCGGCGCCGTTCCTCACCGACGAGCAGAACCGGACGCTGTACGACGCCTCGAAGGCGATCCTCAAGGAGGTCGGCTACGTCGGCGCGGGCACGTGCGAGTTCCTCATCGGCGCCGACGGCACCATCTCGTTCCTCGAGGTGAACACGCGCCTGCAGGTCGAGCACCCGGTCTCGGAGGAGGTCACCGGGATCGACCTCGTGCGCGAGCAGTTCCGCCTGGCCGAGGGCGAGGAGCTCGGCTACGACGACCCGGTCGCCGACGGGCACTCGATCGAGTTCCGCATCAACGGCGAGGACCCGGGGCGCGGCTTCCTCCCGCAGCCCGGACCCATCCACGTCTTCAAGACCTTCGGCGGCCCCGGCATCCGGCTGGACTCCGGCGTGACCGCCGGCGACAGCGTCTCGGGCTCCTTCGACTCGCTGCTCGCGAAGATCATCGTCACCGGCCGGGACCGCGCCGAGGCGCTGGAGCGGTCGCGACGTGCGCTGGACGAATTCGAGGTGTCGGGTCTTCCCACTGTGCTCCCGTTCCACCGCGCGGTGGTGCGCGACCCCGCCTTCACCGCAGAGGACGGCGAGTTCGGGGTCTACACCCGGTGGATCGAGACCCAGTTCGTGAACGACATCGCGCCGTGGGACGGTGAGCTCAGCGAGCCCAGCCCGGCCGAGGCGCGCCACACGGTGGTCGTCGAGGTCGCGGGCAAGCGCCTCGAGGTGAGCCTTCCCGACCGGGTCGTCGCGCCCGTCGGCGTCGCGGGGCGCCCGGCGGCCGTCCCGCCGTCGCGCCGCTCGCACTCCCCCTCGGTCGTCGCCGGCGCGTCGGGCAACGCGGTGAAGTCGCCGATGCAGGCGACCGTGGTCAAGGTTGCCGTCGAGGAGGGCCAGCAGGTCGTCAAGGGCGACCTCGTCGTGGTGCTCGAGGCGATGAAGATGGAGCAGCCCATCCAGGCCCACAAGGACGGCGTCATCGGCGCCATCAACGCCGACCCCGGCACGACGGTCTCGGCCGGCCACCAGCTCCTGACGATCTCCTGA
- a CDS encoding Maf family protein — translation MRVCLASTSPARLMLLRQFGIRPLTLAPDVDEEAVIAAVETAEARTLAPDEHVLLLARRKAADVAARLRDDIPDFDGIVIGGDSMFELDGEVLGKPYTHENARARWQAMRGRTGVLHSGHAVVRVCPDRAPHEVHATAEASVSFVDDMTDAEIEAYVGTGEPLHVAGAFTVDSLGGAFISRVEGDPSTVVGMSVATLRALVRELGVEWTSLWNTTDPSLEETSAR, via the coding sequence ATGCGCGTCTGCCTCGCCTCGACCTCGCCCGCCCGGCTGATGCTGCTGCGTCAGTTCGGCATCCGCCCGCTGACGCTCGCCCCCGATGTCGACGAGGAGGCGGTGATCGCCGCCGTCGAGACCGCGGAGGCGCGCACGCTCGCCCCCGACGAGCATGTCCTCCTCCTCGCCCGCCGCAAGGCGGCGGACGTCGCCGCGCGGCTGCGGGACGACATCCCCGACTTCGACGGCATCGTGATCGGCGGGGACTCGATGTTCGAGCTCGACGGCGAGGTGCTGGGCAAGCCCTACACGCACGAGAACGCCCGCGCCCGCTGGCAGGCGATGCGGGGTCGTACCGGCGTGCTGCACTCCGGGCATGCCGTCGTGCGCGTCTGCCCTGATCGCGCGCCGCACGAGGTGCACGCCACCGCCGAGGCATCCGTCTCCTTCGTCGATGACATGACGGATGCCGAGATCGAGGCGTACGTCGGCACCGGCGAGCCGCTGCACGTGGCGGGCGCGTTCACCGTCGACAGTCTCGGCGGCGCCTTCATCTCGCGCGTGGAGGGCGACCCCTCCACCGTGGTCGGCATGTCGGTGGCGACGCTGCGGGCGCTGGTGCGCGAACTCGGCGTCGAGTGGACGTCGCTGTGGAACACGACGGATCCCTCGCTCGAGGAGACCTCCGCACGGTAG